The DNA sequence CGCGGGCAGCAGACCTCGCACCTGGTCCATAACCATCCCGTGCTTCTTTTTGCCCAGTTGTATCGCTTCCGTCATCGCTGCTCCTTTCGGTGGCCGCAGGGGCGGCCGTTGCCGTCAGCCTCGACTAGGCAAAGCCGCAGGAAAAGCCTCATGGTGGGGCACGAAAATGAACGGGCAAACCGATCGGGCGGGCTGAATTCGAATTGGGTCATTCAAGACGGGGGGGCATCCGCCGGCCAGCCGGTTTTACCCTGTGCCTGCCATCCCGGGCGGCACTCATGGTGCTTGCTCAGGTAAAACCGGAAAACCGTTTCATTCGAAAACCCCTGGAAGAGAGAGACAACGAGGCGATGATCATGACGCCAGTATTTAGAAGGATTGGAAATTCAAGTCAATTTGAAAATATCAATATAAAAAATCTAATCAATAGAAAATTTCTATCGTTTTGCCTTTGCAGCGGATGGCGGGACCCGGCGGGCCGGTTTTTCAAGCCGTCTGCCGCAAAATCCGATAGGGAAGTACTGGACCGGTTGCCCCTGGTCCCCGTGGCCTTCCGGCCCCCGCCTGAATGCCACCGGATTTTTGGCGGCCTGCGGCCCCTTTGCAGAGATGGCCTCAGGTCATCCCTCCGGCGGCCGTCTCCCTGTATCATGGAGGAGGGGTGCCATGCGCTTTCACCTACCGTCCATCCTGGCGCTGCTCTTACTGGCGGCCGCTCCCGTGCAGGGCGGTGACAGACTCATCCGGGTCGGCGTCTACGACAGCGTTCCCCTGGCCTACACCGATCAAAACGGGGTTGCCGGGGGGTTCTATGTCGATCTGCTGGCCCACATCGCCCGTCAGGAGGGCTGGCGGATCGTCTATGTTCCGGGAACATGGCCGGAGTGCCTCGACAACCTGCGCAACGGCCGCATCGATCTGCTGGGGGTGATCGCCCACTCCGCGGAGCGCGCCCGGGCTTTCGACTACAACTACGAGAGCGTGTTCACCGATTGGGGGCAGGTCTACGCCAACAAGCGGGTCAGGGTCGAATCCCTGCTGGATTTGAGCGGCAAGAAAATAGCGGTCCTGATGGATGACATCTATTTCCTCAACCTCAGGAAAATCCTCGACCAGTTCGAACTCAAAAGCCGCTTTATCGAAGCCTTCGAAAACGAAGACGTCCTGAAACTGGTGGAAATCGGCAAATGCGATGTCGGCCTGGTGAACCAGTCCTACGGTTTTCACCACGAGAGCCGCTACAGGATCGTCAAAACCCCCATTATCCTCAGCCCCCAGAAGCTCTTCTGGGCCGCCCCCAAAAACCAGGAAAAAGAGCTGCTTTTCCGCCTGGACCACCACCTCAAGCGGCTCAAGGCCAACGAAAAATCGGTCTATTTCCGGAGCCTCGGGAAATGGTTCGGCATCGGGACCAAGCCCGTCGTGCCCGCCTGGGCCCGCTGGGTGCTGCCGGCCCTGGCGGCTCTGGTGCTGCTGGCCGCTGCGATTCTTTGGATTTTCAGACGCCAGCTTCAGGCGCGCACCCGGGAGCTGGTGGAGAACAACCGGCGTCTGTCTTCGGAGATCCAGCAGCGCCGCCGGGTTGAGGAAGAGCGGGAGGCCCTGGCCCAGAAGCTTCAGCTGGCGCAGAAAATGGAGGCCATCGGGACCCTCGCCGGCGGGGTGGCCCACGACCTCAACAACATTCTCTCCGGGATCGTCAGCTACCCGGAGCTGCTGCTGCTGGACCTGCCCGAGAATGATCCGCTGCAGGCGCCGCTGCGGACCATCAAAACCTCCGGCGAGAAGGCCGTGCGCATCGTCCAGGACCTTTTGACGCTGGCCAGGCGGGGCGTTGTGGCCACCGAGGTGGTCGATTTGAACCAGGTAATCGAGGCCTACCTGATCAGCCCCGAGTTCCAGAAGCTGCTGGCCTATCACCCCCGGGTGCGGCTGGAAAAAAACCTGTCCCATGACCTGCCGAACATTCAGGGGTCCCCGGTTCACCTCTCACAGACGGTCATGAATCTCGTCTCCAACGCCGCCGAGGCCATGCCCCACGGCGGCGGGATCCGGGTGGCGACCGAAAACCGCCGTCTGGACCGGCCGGTCCAGGGCTACGATGAAATCGCCGCCGGCGATTACGTCGTTTTGACGGTCGCCGATGACGGCATCGGCATCTCCAGCGAGGACCAGGAGCGCATCTTCGAGCCCTTCTACTCCAAAAAGGTCATGGGGCGCAGCGGCACGGGGCTGGGGATGGCGGTGGTCTGGGGGACCGTCAAGGACCACCATGGCTATGTGGACATCCGCAGCAGCGAAGGGCGGGGCACCTCGATTTCGCTCTACTTCCCGACCACCCGCCGGGTCCTCTGCGCGGTGGCCGGGTCCGTCGCCCTGGAGGCGTTGCGGGGCGCGGGACAGAGGGTGCTGGTGGTGGACGACCTGGAGGACCAGCGCATCATCGCCACCCGGATGCTGACCAAACTGGGCTACCGTGCGGCCAGCGTCGGCGGCGGGGAGGAGGCCCTGGCTTACATTCGCGAGCGTCCTGTCGACCTACTGGTGCTGGACATGATCATGGGCCCCCGCATGGATGGGCTGGAAACCTACCGCCAGATTCAAAAAATCGCCCCCGGCCAGAAGGCCCTGATCGCCAGCGGTTTTTCGGAAACCGAGCGCGTCCGGGCGGCCCAAGCGCTGGGGGCCGGGCAGTACATTCGCAAACCCTACACCTTCGAAACCATCGGCCTGGCGGTCAAAAACGCCTTGGCCGGCTAGCGGCCACCCCTTCCCCGGCCGGCAAGCGCCCTCTACCAACAGCCTGAAAACAAATGTAAAAAATTGGTTTGAGACGGTTTGACAGCGCCGGCGGGGGTGCTTAATAAATTCTTGTTTGAAAACCATGGCAACCCCAAAATCAACCCCCAACCGGGAGGTCACCATGTCAAACCCACTGCAGGCCGGCGCCCGGGCGCCCCAGTTCACGCTCAACAATAAAGACGGCAAGGCCGTCAGCCTGTCGGATTATGACGGCAAATGGCGGGTGGTCTACTTCTACCCCAAGGACAACACCTCGGGTTGCACCCAGGAAGCCGTCGACTTCAGCGCGCTTCTGCCGGAATTCGAGAAGGAGGGCGCGGTGGTTTTCGGGGTGAGCCCGGATTCGGAGAAATCCCACGCCCGCTTCGCCGAAAAGCACGGCCTTAAGGTGGAGCTCTTGAGCGACCCGGAGCACACCGTCATGGAGCGCTACGGCGTCTGGCAGCTCAAGAAGATGTACGGCAAGGAGTACAAGGGAGTGGTGCGGTCGACCTTTCTGATCAACCCGCAGGGTGTGGTCGAGAAGAGCTGGGAGAAGGTCAAGGTCAAAAACCACGCCAGCGAGGTTCAGGCGGCCCTCTGCGAGCTCAAAAGGTGATTCTTCACGACCCCAATCGCCGACTGAGCCTGAGGGACTTCGGCATCACGATTCCCATCGCCGACGATCGCGCCGAAAAAAC is a window from the Desulfobacteraceae bacterium genome containing:
- a CDS encoding transporter substrate-binding domain-containing protein, which translates into the protein MRFHLPSILALLLLAAAPVQGGDRLIRVGVYDSVPLAYTDQNGVAGGFYVDLLAHIARQEGWRIVYVPGTWPECLDNLRNGRIDLLGVIAHSAERARAFDYNYESVFTDWGQVYANKRVRVESLLDLSGKKIAVLMDDIYFLNLRKILDQFELKSRFIEAFENEDVLKLVEIGKCDVGLVNQSYGFHHESRYRIVKTPIILSPQKLFWAAPKNQEKELLFRLDHHLKRLKANEKSVYFRSLGKWFGIGTKPVVPAWARWVLPALAALVLLAAAILWIFRRQLQARTRELVENNRRLSSEIQQRRRVEEEREALAQKLQLAQKMEAIGTLAGGVAHDLNNILSGIVSYPELLLLDLPENDPLQAPLRTIKTSGEKAVRIVQDLLTLARRGVVATEVVDLNQVIEAYLISPEFQKLLAYHPRVRLEKNLSHDLPNIQGSPVHLSQTVMNLVSNAAEAMPHGGGIRVATENRRLDRPVQGYDEIAAGDYVVLTVADDGIGISSEDQERIFEPFYSKKVMGRSGTGLGMAVVWGTVKDHHGYVDIRSSEGRGTSISLYFPTTRRVLCAVAGSVALEALRGAGQRVLVVDDLEDQRIIATRMLTKLGYRAASVGGGEEALAYIRERPVDLLVLDMIMGPRMDGLETYRQIQKIAPGQKALIASGFSETERVRAAQALGAGQYIRKPYTFETIGLAVKNALAG
- the bcp gene encoding thioredoxin-dependent thiol peroxidase — its product is MSNPLQAGARAPQFTLNNKDGKAVSLSDYDGKWRVVYFYPKDNTSGCTQEAVDFSALLPEFEKEGAVVFGVSPDSEKSHARFAEKHGLKVELLSDPEHTVMERYGVWQLKKMYGKEYKGVVRSTFLINPQGVVEKSWEKVKVKNHASEVQAALCELKR